CGCAACCCGGCCGTCTTCACCGAGGACGAGCCGCCGCGGTCGCCCCCCGGCTCGGGGTTCGCGAAGGACGTCGTCGAGGTCGAGGGCTACACCCGTGGCTTCGCGCGGCGCCGCCCCGACGTCACCGTCACGACGCTGCGCCTCGCCTACCTGCTCGGCGACGACTCCGCGCTCGGGCGCTACCTGACGCTGCCGGTCGTGCCGACGATCCTCGGGTACGACCCGCGGCTGCAGCTGCTGCACCTCGACGACGCGGTGGAGGCGCTCGGCCGGGCCACCGTCGAGGAGCATCCGGGCACCTTCAACGTCGCCGGCGACGGCGTCGTCACGGTGTCGCAGGCCGCGCATCTCGCCGGTCGGCCCACCGTCCCCGTCTTCTGGCCGGCCGTGGGCGGGGTGGCGCGTGCGCTGCGGCGCGCACGCATCGTCGACATCAACCCCGAGCTCGCCGCCACCATCATGCACGCGCACGTCGCCGACACGTCCCGGATGCGGGCCGAGTTCGGCTGGCTGCCGTCGCGGTCGACGAGGCAGGCGCTCGCCGATCACGTTGCCGGCGCCGGCCTGGAGCCGACCGTCCCGGTGTCCCTGCTGCTCGATCGCGCCGAGGAGGTGCTCCGTGCCTGACGCCCAGGTGATCCCGTTCGACGGCGACCGCAGGCGCGACGGCGCGCGATCCGTCCCTGACGACGACCACGCCACCGCGCACGACGACGCCCGCGAGGAGACCGGGGAGACACCGCGGGAGTCCGCCGCAGGCCGCGGGCCACTCGACGGGCTCCTCGGCGATACGTTCGCGTTCCTACGGCGGCGGCTGACCGGCGACTACACCGTCGACGACACCGGGCTCGACACCGACCTGACCGACCACCTCGTGCTGCCCGCCCTGCGCCTGCTCTACGACGGCTGGTTCCGGGTCGACGCGCGTGGGCTCGACAACGTCCCGGCCGACAGCGGTGCGCTCATCGTCGCGAACCACTCCGGGGTGCTCCCGCTCGACGGCCTGATGGTCCAGGTGGCCCTGCACGACCATCACGAGGCGAAGCGCCGGCTGCGGCTGCTCGGTGCCGACTACATCTTCCGCTGGCCCGTCTTCGGACAGCTGGCGCGCAGCAGCGGCGTCACGGTCGCGTGCAACTCCGACGCGGAACGCCTGCTCGCCGCCGGCGAGGTGGTCGGCGTGTTCCCCGAGGGGTTCAAGGGCATCGGCAAGCCGTTCACCGAGCGGTACAAGCTGCAGCGGTTCGGCCGCGGCGGCTTCGTGTCGGCCGCGCTCCGTACGGGCACGCCGATCGTGCCGTGCTCCGTCGTCGGCGCCGAGGAGACCTACCCGTTGCTCGCCGACGTCCGTCCGTTGGCCCGGCTGTTCGGCGCGCCGTACGTGCCGGTCACGCCGACGTTCCCCTGGTTCGGGCCGCTCGGCCTGGTGCCGCTGCCGTCGAAGTGGCAGCTGCAGTTCGGCGAGCCGATCCGCACCGACCGCTACGACGCCGGCGCCGCCGACGACCCGACCCTCGTGCTCGGGCTCACCGACCACATCCGCGAGACGATCCAGCACACGCTCTACGCGATGCTCCTGCGGCGCCGGTCGGTCTTCCGCTCCTGACGGGGTCAGTGGCGGCGCTTGAGGCGCTCGATCTCGATGACGGCGCGCTCCGCCAGTGACCTGCGCCGCCGCTTGCGGACGACGAGGGCGGCGTAGAGCGCGCCGACCGCGGCGCCGGTGATCGCCGCGGCGGGGAGCACCACGCGCAGGGTGCGGCGGGTCGTGCGGAAGTCGTACACCGGCCAGCCGTTGTGCCGCGCGTACTCCGCCAGTGCGGGCTCGGGATTGACCGCGACCGGGCGGCCGACGAGCTCGAGCATCGGCAGGTCGTTGATCGAGTCGCTGTACGCGGTGCACTTGGCGAGGTCGAGGCCCTCGCGTTCGGCGAGCTCGCGGACGGCGACCGCCTTGGCCTTGCCGTGCATGAACTGACTGAGCTGGCCCGTGTAGACGCCGTCCTCGGTCTTGGCGATAGTGCCGAGCGCGCCGGTGAGGCCGAGCTTCTTCGCGATGATCTCCGCGAGCTCGACCGGTGTCGCCGTGACGAGCCACACCGGCTGGCCGGCGTCGAGGTGCAGGTCGGTGAGGGCTCGGGCTCCCGGCCAGATGCGGTCGGCCATCCGCTCGTCGTAGATCTCCTCGGCCAGCCTGACGACGTCGGTCAGCCGGTGGCCGGCGATGAACGAGAGCGCGGCCTCCTGCGCGTCGGAGATGGTCTTGTTCGTCTCGCCGCGCAGGCGGAACTGCGCCTGCTGCCACGCGAAGCTCGCGATGTCGCGGGTGGTGAAGAAGTCCCTGGCGGCCAGGCCGCGGGCGATGAAGTACAACGACGCGCCCTGCATCACCGTGTTGTCGACGTCGAAGAAGGCCGCCGCGCCCGGCCCCTGCTCGAGCAGGCCGAGCTGGCTCGCGTGGACGTGCGCGATGACCTGCTCGGAACTCAGGGGATCGTCGTGCTGTCCTGCGCCGTCGGTGGGGGCGTCGCCGTCTCGCCGGAACTTGGGCATGCGCCGAGCTTAGTGCCCTAGCCGTCGCCTTCGGTGGACGTGGCGTCGGCGGCCGTGCGCTCGGCGTCGGGCGCCACCTCGTCGCCGGAGGAGGTCGACTCGTCGGCCGACGTGGTCGAGTCCTGGGAGCCCGTCGAGTCGGACGGCTGCGAGGGCACCCCGGTGGGCTGTGGTGGGCTGGAGGACGGCGAGCCCTCGGAGGGTGTGCCGGTGCCGCTGGGGTCCGTGCCGCCGCTCGAGCCGCCCGTCGTCGACCCGCTGCCGCTCGTGCCGCTGCCGGGCGGCGGGTCGGTGGATCCGCCGTTGCTCGATTCCTGCGAGCTCGAGCTGCCGGAACCGGTCGAGGAGCCGGGTGCCAGGGCGCTGCTCGACGACGACGAGATCGGCGGTGCGCTCGTGCTCGGATCGCCGGCCTGCGTCGACGAGCTGCTACCCGACGACGACGCGGTCTCGCCATCGCAGCTGGCGGACGGCCGGCAGCTCGCCTGCAGCATCGTCGTGGTCTGGCGGCTCAGCTCGCTGACGAGGTCGAGCGACCTGCTGGCCGAGCCGCGCGACGCGCCGGGGAGGCGGGGGAGGAGCGCGCGGATCGCGTCGCTCTGGTCGCGGGTGAACTCGTCGAGGTAGGACAGCGGCTGGGTCTCGCCGGTGGCCTGGTATGCGCTCCGGAGCAGGTGCGCCCCGGAGTCGGTGTAGGTGTTCATGGTGGTCAGGGTGCGGTTGATGAGGCCGGCGACCGACCTGCCGCCCTTGTGTCCGTCTGCCTTGGCCGTCTCGACCGACGGCCAGACACCGCCGTGCTCGACCAGTCGGTCGACCTCCTCGAGCCGGGAGTCGGCGAACCTGAGGTTCTTGCGCCCGCGCTCCTCGTCGGAGTTGACGAAGGCGAGCTGCACGCTCTCGCCGCGCAGCTTGACGCCGTACAGCGTGTCGCCGGGCAGTGCGCTCATGGTGCCCACGCCGATGCCGGTGATGGCGACCGCCGCCGTCACCATGACGGTCGTCGAGGCCAGGCCGCGCCTGATGCGGAGGTGGTCGAGCCACTCGAGCACGGCCGCCCGGCGAGACGTGACCGGCGTGGTGGTCGCGGCGGTCTCGAGCCGGCGGCGGATGGCCTGCCGGAGGTCGCCGCCGGGACGCAGTGGCACGGCACGGAGGGCGTTGGCGAGGGTGACCAGGCGGGACACCGACGGGCCTGGTGTGGCGCCGCCGTCGACGGCACGCGAGAACTCACGCGTGCGCCGCCGGCCCGGCAGCTTCCTCATGGGTGACGCTCCACTGTGCCCGATCCCGCTCGACCCGAATCCTTCATCTCCCGCTCGCCCAACCTGGAAACGAGTGGTCGGGGCCGGGGGTTACGGGCGACGCCGTTCTGGTGCGCGGAGTATTCGTTCACCGAAGGTCGTCGGGGACGAGCCGGCCGAGCGCCCGGACGGCTCGATACTGGAGCGCCTTGACCGCGCCCTCGTTCCTGCCCATGATCCGCGCGGTCTCGGCGACCGACAGGCCCTGCAGGAAGCGGAGCACGATGCACTCCTGCTGCTCGGGGCCGAGCTGCTTGACCGCCTCGATCAGCGCGACGTTGGTGAACGCCTTGAGCACGGCGTTCTCCGGGCTCTCCTCGATGCGGTCGCTGTCGAGCATGTCGGCGGTCGTCACCTCGAGCCGGTAGCGCGAGGATTTGAAGTGGTCGGCGACGATGTTGCGCGCGATGGTGACGAGCCAGGCGCCGAAGTCGCGGCCCTGCCAGGTGAAGCTGTCGAGGCGGCGCAGCGCGCGGAGGAAGGTCTCGCTGACGACGTCCTCGGCCAGCTGTTGGGAGCCGACCCGGAAATAGACGTAGCGGTAGACGAGGTCGGCGTACCGCTCGTACAGGCCGGCGAACGCGGCCATGTCCTGCGCCTGTGCCGCGTGGATGAGGGCGACGATCTCGGCCTGGTCGGCGTCGACCGCGGCGGGTGGCGCGGTCTCCCTGCGTGCACGGCGCCTGAGGCGTACCGGCGCGGTGAACCCGGGCAGGAAGGCCCCGGGGTCGACGGTCGCCTCGGAACGGGCGATGAGTGCCCCGCCTCCCGCGACGGCGACGGCGGGCTGGAACGGTCCGAGGAACATCGGTTCGAGGCGGGCGGCGAGCTGCCTGGCGGCCTGGGCCGCGAGGGCGCGCAGCTGCTGAAGGCCGTGCGGTAGCCGCTCGGGTGTCGGCATGTAAATGGTCCCCCTGTTGCCCGGACTGCTCGATCCGTCGGTTGTGCCCACCCCGGTGCCCCGTCCTAGGCTGGCGTGAGTCGATCTCCGGACGCGCGGCCCATGCTAGGAAACGACCGGACCCGCAGGCTAGGGCCTAAAGACCGTGGCCCTGTTCGCTGCGACGGGTTTGCCCGGTTCGTGCGTCGATTGATGGTATTGACCTGCTCAGCGTAGCCGAAAGGGTTCGTCTTGTGGCCGAGAGTAGCGGTGCCGAGCGACGACCACGGGTCCGCCTTCTCGGTAAGGCGGACTGTCACCTCTGCGACGACGCCCGGACGGTGATCGCCGAGGTCTGCGCCGAGCTCGGCGTCGCCTGGACCGAGGACGACCTCGGCGGCTCGCCGGACGAACTCGCGCGCTGGTGGGACAAGATCCCCGTCACCCTCGTCGACGGTGAGGTGCACAACTACTGGCGCCTCGACCCGACCCGCCTCCGCACCGCACTGACCAGGCCACCCCGCCGCTGACGGGCGCCACGGCTAGGGCTGGTGGGCGTGGTGGATGCGGACGGCCCGGAGCCAGTCGATCCAGAGCCAGCCGGCCACGAGGGCGCCGACGATCCCGGCCACGCAGATCGTGACACCGATCGTCAGCTGCCGCGCGAGCGCGCCCGCGGCGATCGTCGACACGCCCTGGGCGAGCATCAGCAGGGTCTGCGCGAGACCGAGGGCCTGGCCGCGGGTCGCGTGCGGCACGATCGAGATGAACGCCTGGTTGGCGGCGAGGTTGTAGCCGCAGGCGAGTCCCGAGAGGAACAGCAGCAGGCACGAGACGTAGAAGCCCGGCACGAACCAGAACGGCAGCAGCAGGAGCAGCCCGGCGACGGCGAGCGGGCCCATCAAGCCGACCCGGCGGCTTGGCCTGACCAGCCTGGTGATCAGGATCGCGCCGAGCGCGACGCCGAGCGGTCCGAGTGCCAGCATCGCGCCGGCGTGCGTGGCGTCGAGGCCGAGCTCCTGGCGGACGTACGGGACGGCCAGCGCCTCGGGGACGACGTAGAAGCCGGCGAGCATGCCCAGACCGATGAGCGCGCGGAGCCGCGGGTCGGCGAAGATCGCCCGCGAGCCGTGTCGTACGAGGTGCCGCAGGGTCGGCCTGCGGTCGGCGTGCGGGGCGTCGCGCTTGCGCATGCCGACGCGGAACAGCAGGGCGGCGAGGAGGAACGAGGCCGCGTTGAGGGCGAGAGCCTGCGGTGCCCCGATCAGGGCGACGGCGATGCCGCCCACCGCGAAGCCGAGCACCTGGGTGGCCTGGTTGGTGGTCTGGGTGACGGCGCTGCCGACGACGAACAGGTCACCGGGGAGGATGTCGGGCAGGCTCGCGGAGCGCGCCGCCTCGAACGGTGGTCGCGCGAGACCGGTGGCGAAGACCAGGACGAACAGCACCCACAGCGGCAGACCGGGGATGACCATCAGCCCGACGAGGCAGGCGCGGACGAGGTCGGTGGTGATGAGCACCGCGCGGCGGGGGTACCTGTCGGCGAGCGGCGACAGCAGGGGGCCTGCGACCAGGTACGGCAGGTAGGTGACGCCGTAGGTCAGGGTCGTCAGCAGCGCGGAGCCGGTGCGGTCGAAGACGAGGATCGACAGCGCGACCTTGGCGAGCTGGTCGCCGATCCCCGACTGGGCGAGCGCGATCCAGAGCACCTGGAACTCGCGCACGGAGAAGACCTCCCCGAACCGCGCAGTGCGGTCCTGGGAGGGCGGGCGGAACGCACGGTCTTCCCCGAGAGACATTGGCGTGAAGACTAACCCCACGGTAGTTCGGACGCTGCGGTAATCCCCAACCCACGCGAGGTGTTCGCGCCGGCCGGTCGGGCCCGGTGGCCGGATCCTCGGGGACACTGTGCCATGACGGGCTTCTGTCGTTCTGCTGAGCAGCCGGCCGACGTCACGTACCGTGGTGTCCATGGCGATGCCGCAGATCTTCGAGGAGCCCAAGAAGCCGCTGGGCGCCGTCACGGCGGTCGTCGCCGCGTTCGGCGGGATCTTCGCGTATGGGCAGGACCGCAGCGACCTGGGCATGATCGTCGTGCTCTTCGTGCCGGTCGTGATCCTGGCCCTCGTCGCCAGGACGAGCAAGGGGTTCCGCGGCTGGCTCCTCCTGGTCATCGCGTGGGTCCTCGGCGTGCTCGGCGCCGGGGCCGTCCTCGGCGTGAACTGACGAGGGCTCCGGGCCCCCGACTTTGTGCGAACGTTCACAAGGACGTAGCCTGGGGACGAGAGCGCACCGTCCGTCGCGGCGCGTCCACCCCGTCCAGGAGTCCCGTGTCGTCGCCCAACCGTCCCGCCGACCGCGTCCGCCGCGCGCACGGGGGTCGTGACCGCGGCATCCCTGACGCCACCGTCGCCAGGCTGCCGCTCTACCTGCGTGCCCTGACCGGGCTGGGCGAGCGCGGCACCCTGACGGTCTCGTCCGAGGACCTCGCCGCCGCGTCGGGGGTCAACTCGGCGAAGCTTCGCAAGGACCTCTCGCACCTCGGGTCGTACGGCACTCGCGGCGTCGGCTATGACGTGCAGTACCTCGTCTACCAGATCTCCCGCGAGCTCGGCCTCACCCAGGACTGGGCGGTGGCCATCATCGGGATGGGCAACCTGGGCCGCGCCCTCGCCGACTATGGCGGCTTCGTGTCGCGCGGGTTCAGCGTGGCGGCGCTGTTCGACGTCGACCCGGGCAAGGTCGGCAACCAGGTGGCCGAGAAGGTCGTGCGGCACGTCGACACGCTCGAGGCGGTCGTCCGCGAGGCGCGCATCGCGATCGGGGTCATCGCGACGCCCCCGCAGGCCGCGCAGGACGTCTGCGACCGGCTCGTCGCTGCCGGTGTCCGGAGCATCCTCAATTTCGCGCCCGCCGTGTTGCATGTGCCGTCGGACGTGCAGCTACGTAAGGTCGACCTGTCGATCGAACTGCAGATCCTCGCGTTCCACGTCCAGCGCAACACCGGTGTCGACCCGGTGCACGCGATCCAGGACGCCGGCACGAGTGACGACCGAGGAGGTGAGCGACGGTGACACTGCTCGTGGTGGGGCTCAACCACCGCACCGCCCCCGTCGACGTGCTGGAACGCGCCGTGGCGGCCGACGCCCACGGCAAGGTCACCGCCGACGTGCGTGACTCCCACAACGTCCTCGAGTCCGTCGTCCTCGTGACGTGCAACCGGGTCGAGCTCTACGCCGACGTCACGAGGTTCCACGTCGGGGTCGCCGACCTCACGAGCGCGCTCGAGCGCCACAGCGGCGTGCCGCAGGAGCAGCTCACCCGCTGCCTCTACGTCCACTACCAGGAGCGCGCCGTCCAGCACCTGTTCGGCGTCGCCTGCGGGCTCGACTCGATGGTGGTGGGCGAGCCGCAGATCCTCGGCCAGGTACGCACCGCGATGCGCACGGCCGACGACGACGGCAGCCTGGGTCGCGAGCTCGGCGAGCTGTTCCGCCGCGCGCTGCGGGTGGGCAAGCGCGCGCGGTCGGAGGCCGGCATCGACGCCACGGGTGCGTCGCTCGTCAGCGTGGCCCTCGACGAGGTCCGCGAGCTCACTGGCGAGGCGGCCGGCAGGCGCGCGCTCGTCGTCGGGGCCGGTGCGATGGGCGGCCTCGCCGTGTCCGCGCTGAGCCGTGCGGGTGCCGACGTCGTCGTCGCCAACCGCACCCCGGAGCCGGCCGCGCGGCTCGCGGCCGACTACGGCGGACGGGCGGTGGGGCTCGCCGACGTCGACGCCGAGCTCGCCGCAGCCGATGTCGTGGTCACCTGCACCGGTGCGGTCGGCACCGTGCTCTCCCGGTCCGGCGTCGAGGCCGCGCTGGCGCGCCGCGACGGTCGCCGGCTCGTGCTCGTCGACCTCGCCGTGCCCCGTGACGTCGATCCCGAGGTCGCCGACCTGCCGGGCGTCACGCTCGTGGGGCTCGAGCGGCTCGCCGACCGCAGCACCGAACCGGCCGAGGTGGCCGCCGTACGCCGGCTCGTCGCCGAGGAGATCGAGGCGTTCGCCAGGAGCCTCGAACAGGCCCAGGTGGCGCCCACGGTCGCCGCGCTGCGCGGTGTCGCGGCGCGGGTCGTCGAGCACGAGATGGAGCGGCTGCGCGGCCGCGCACCCGACCTCGACGAGCGCACCAGGGCCGAGGTCGCCAAGACGGTCCACCGGATCGTCGACAAGCTCCTGCATACCCCGACCGTGCGGGTGAAGCAGCTCGCGTCGGGGCCCGGCGGCGGCTCCTACGCCGCCGCGCTGCGCGAGCTGTTCGACCTCGACCCGGCCACGGCTGAGGCCGTCGCCCGGGTCGACCATGGTCGCGGGGGAGACGGCGAGTCGTGACCAAGGCCATCAGAATCGGCACCAGGGCGAGCGCGCTCGCGCACGCCCAGACCCAGCTCGTCGCCGACGCGCTCGCCGAGGCGTCCGGCCGCACCGTCGAGCTCGTCGACGTGACGACCTACGGAGACGTCAACCGCGGCTCGCTCGCGCAGATCGGCGGCACCGGCGTCTTCGTCAGCGCCCTTCGCGACCGGCTGCTCGACGGCACCGTCGACGTCGCCGTCCACTCGCTGAAGGACCTGCCGACCGCCGAGCCGGAGGGCCTCGCTCTCGGGGCGGTACCCGTCCGCGGGCACTGGGCCGACGCGCTCGTGGCACCGGGTGCCCGCACCCTCGCCGCGCTGCCCGCCGGCGCGCGGGTGGGCACGGGCTCGCCGCGGCGCGCCGCGCAGCTGCTCGCCGCCCGTCCCGACCTCGAGATCATCGACATCAGGGGCAATGTCGACTCCCGGCTGAAGCGCGTGCTCGGTGGCCCCGACGTACCCGACGAGCGCCGGCTCGACGCCGTGGTGCTCGCGCACGCCGGGCTCGACCGCCTCGGTCGCGCCGGCGTCGTCACCGAGGTGCTCGGGCCCGACGTCATGCTGCCGGCACCCGGGCAGGGCGCCCTCGCCGTCGAGTGCCGGGGCGACGACGAGGGAACCGCGGCGCTCCTCGCGGCGTTGGACGATCGGGGGAGCCGGGCTACCGTCACCGCTGAGCGTGCGCTGCTCGCGGCGTTGGAGGCCGGGTGCGCAGCCCCCGTGGGTGCGCTCGCGACCGTGATCGACGCCGGACGGCTGGAGCTGACGGCCGGCGCGTTTGCTCTCGACGGCACCGTTTCGGTAAGAAGGACCGCCACTGGTTCCTCAGGTGAGCCCGCACGACTCGGCCGCGAACTCGCGGCGGGGTTGCTCGCCGAGGGTGCCGCAGCTCTGATGGGAGAGCACGTCTAGTGAGCTCGGCTCGCACCCGCAAGAAGAAGACAAGAGGACAGATCTGGTTCCTCGGGGCAGGTCCCGGCGACCCGGAGCTCCTGACGCTCCGCGGTGTCGCCGCGCTGTCCGACGCCGAGGTCCTCGTCGTCGACGCCGACGTCGCGACCGACTCGCTGCGCGGCAGGTGCCGCGACGACGTCGAGGTGCACCGGGTCGACGGTGACGACCACGCCGGCAACGGCAAGCTCGTCGTCCGCGAGGCCAGGGCCGGCCGCCAGGTCGTCCGCCTGGTCGGCGGCGACCCCGTGCTGTTCGGGCCGTTCGCCAACGAGGCCGCGGCATGCGCCAAGGCCGGCCTCCCGTACGAGGTGCTCCCCGGCGTCAGCGCGGCGATTGCCGTCCCCGCCTACGCGGGCGTGCCGCTCACGACCGCGAAGCAGCGCGAGGTACGGGTCGTGTCGGCAGCGGACGAGACCGAGGTCTCCGCGCTCGGCGACTCCACCGCCACGGTGGTCGTCCTCGACGTCGAGGCGGCGGTCGCCGAGACCGCGGCGGCACTCGTCGAGGGCGGCAGGGACGAGTCCACGCCCGTCTCCGTCACCTGGGAGGGCACCACCACGAGGCAGCGCACCGTCGTGTCGACCCTCGGCGGCGTGGCCGCCGACACCAAGGACTCCGACACCGAGGCGCCTGCCGTGCTCGTCGTCGGCGACGTCGTGGCGCAGCGCGAGCGCCTGTCGTGGTTCGAGACCAAACCACTGTTCGGTTGGCGGGTGCTCATCCCGCGCACGAGGGAGCAGGCCGCACCGCTGACCGAGCGGCTGCGCCGCTACGGCGCGGTGCCCGAGGAGGTCCCCACGATCTCCGTCGAGCCGCCGCGCACCCCGCAGCAGATGGAGCGCGCCGTCAAGGGGCTCGTCAACGGCAGCTACGAGTGGCTGGTGTTCACCTCGGCCAACGCCGTCCGTGCCGTCCGCGAGAAGTTCACCGAGTACGGCCTCGACGCGCGTGCGTTCGCCGGAGTCAAGATCGCCGCCATCGGCGAGCAGACTGCCGAGTCGATCGAGGCGTTCGGCATCAGGCCCGACCTCGTCCCGACCGGCCAGCAGTCGAGCGAGGGCCTGCTGGAGGAGTTCCCGCCGTACGACTCGGTGTTCGACCCGATCAACAAGGTGCTGCTGCCACGCGCCGACATCGCCACCGAGACGCTCGTCGCCGGTCTCGAACGGCTCGGCTGGGAGGCCGAGGACGTCACCGCGTACCGCACCGTCCGCGCGGCGCCGCCGCCGGCCGAGACCCGTGAGGCGATCAAGTCGGGCGGGTTCGACGCGGTGCTGTTCACCTCGTCCTCGACCGTCCGCAACCTCGTCGGCATCGCGGGCAAGCCGCACGCCACCACGATCGTCGGCGTGATCGGTCCTGCGACGGCGGAGACCGCAGAGGAGTTCGGCCTGCGGGTCGACGTCACCGCGTCGTCGCCGTCCGCGCTGCAGCTGGCCGACGAGGTGGCGGAGTTCGCCGCGACCCGTCGCGACGAGATGCTCGAGGCCGGCCAGGCGTTCCGCCGCCCCAGCGAGATGCGCCGCGGAGCCCGCCGCCGCGCCAAGTAGTCGAGCACCCGCCGCCCGGCGGGTTCCGGTCATCGCGGCGCTGACGTTCACCTCACGAACATGGACTTCACCTCGCTCCTGCACGAGGTGAAGTCCACGTTGATCACGTCAACGTGATCAACAGGGAGGCAGGCAGCCCGCGGGAGGCCCGGCGTACCCTGGACGGGTGAGCACGCCCCGTTTTCCCGTCGCACGTCCACAGCGCCTCCGTCGGACGCCCGCACTCCGCCGGCTGGTCGCGGAGACCGCACTCGCGCCCGGCGACCTCGTGCTGCCGCTGTTCGTCAAGGAGGGCATCGCGGCGCCGGCGCCCGTCGCCTCGATGCCCGGCGTCGTCCAGCACACCAGGGAGTCGTTGCGCAAGGCGGCGTTCGACGCCGTCTCGGCCGGCGTCGGCGGGCTGATCCTGTTCGGCATCCCGGCGCACAAGGACGCCCGCGGCTCGGGGGCCGACGACCCCGCCGGGATCGTGCAGCTCGCCCTCGGTGACCTCGCCACGGAGGTCGGCGACGAGACGGTGCTCATGGCCGATCTCTGCCTCGACGAGTACACCGACCACGGCCACTGCGCGGTCCTGCGGGCCGACGGGAGCATCGACAACGACGCCACGCTCGAGCGCTACGCCGCGATCGCCGTGGCCCAGGCGCGCGCAGGTGCCCACGTCGTCGGACCGAGCGGCATGATGGACGGCCAGGTCGGCGCGATCCGCACCGCGCTCGACGAGGCGGGCTTCGCCGAGGTCGCGATCCTCGCCTACTCCGTGAAATACGCCTCCGCCTTCTACGGGCCGTTCCGCGAGGCGGCCGAGTGCGTGCCGAGGTTCGGCGACAGGTCCGCGTACCAGCAGGACCCGCCGAACGTCGACGAGGCGTTGCGCGAGGTGCGCATGGATCTCGCCGAGGGCGCCGACATGGTCATGGTGAAGCCGGCGCTCAGCTACCTCGACGTCGTCCGCGTCGTCGCCGACGAGGTCGACGTGCCCGTCGGCGCGTACCAGGTGTCGGGGGAGTACGCGATGATCGAGGCGGCCGCGGCGAACGGCTGGCTCGACCGCGACCGGGTGATCCTCGAGACGCTCACCGCGATGCGGCGTGCCGGTGCCGACATCGTGCTGTCGTACTGGGCGACCGAGGTCGCCCGCCGCCTCACCGCCGGCTGACCAGGGCTCAGCCGCCGACGGTGAAGTCCGCGGGCCGCAACGGCGCCGACGGGAACTCGGCCGCCTCGCCGGTCTCGGGCGGGCCGCACCACAGCTGGTCCACCACCTCGACCACGCCGCCGACCTGGCGGGTCAGGTGCACCGCGAGCGGGATCATCCCACTCGCGGGGACCTCGCCGGAGAGGGTCACCACGGCCTCGGCGACGTCGACCTGTGCCACCGCCGCCACCGACGGCAGGTGGGTCCCCAGGACCTCGCGCACGATCTCCGCCCTGATCTCGTCGTCGGGTCGGACGTACATCGCCAACAGGTCGCGCGCGCCGACGATACCGACGAGCTTGTCCTGCCGGTCGACGACGGGCAGGACTCCGACCCCGCGACCTGCCATCAGCCTGGCCGCGGCGGCGATCGAGGCGTCGGGCGGGATCGTCACCGCCGGGGACGTCATTCGCTCTCCCACGGTGGACGAGGTCGCCAGCGGCCGCCACAGTCGTTTCCGCCGCCGCAGGGGCGACGCGTTCGGGTCGTGCTGGAACAGGTCGGGGTAGGACACGACACCGACGACCCGGTCGTAGAGGTCGAGCACCGGTACGGCGGTGAGACGCA
The Streptosporangiales bacterium genome window above contains:
- a CDS encoding NAD-dependent epimerase/dehydratase family protein: MASVVLVTGVASEPGVALALDLAERPGVERVIGVDVVPPRRSLAPAEFIRADVRGTSLSRLLDAYEVDTVVHAGVLTGPSRAGGRTAQKEINVIGTMQLLAACQRAERLTKLIVRSSTAVYGLSPRNPAVFTEDEPPRSPPGSGFAKDVVEVEGYTRGFARRRPDVTVTTLRLAYLLGDDSALGRYLTLPVVPTILGYDPRLQLLHLDDAVEALGRATVEEHPGTFNVAGDGVVTVSQAAHLAGRPTVPVFWPAVGGVARALRRARIVDINPELAATIMHAHVADTSRMRAEFGWLPSRSTRQALADHVAGAGLEPTVPVSLLLDRAEEVLRA
- a CDS encoding glycerol acyltransferase; its protein translation is MPDAQVIPFDGDRRRDGARSVPDDDHATAHDDAREETGETPRESAAGRGPLDGLLGDTFAFLRRRLTGDYTVDDTGLDTDLTDHLVLPALRLLYDGWFRVDARGLDNVPADSGALIVANHSGVLPLDGLMVQVALHDHHEAKRRLRLLGADYIFRWPVFGQLARSSGVTVACNSDAERLLAAGEVVGVFPEGFKGIGKPFTERYKLQRFGRGGFVSAALRTGTPIVPCSVVGAEETYPLLADVRPLARLFGAPYVPVTPTFPWFGPLGLVPLPSKWQLQFGEPIRTDRYDAGAADDPTLVLGLTDHIRETIQHTLYAMLLRRRSVFRS
- a CDS encoding HAD-IB family hydrolase, whose translation is MPKFRRDGDAPTDGAGQHDDPLSSEQVIAHVHASQLGLLEQGPGAAAFFDVDNTVMQGASLYFIARGLAARDFFTTRDIASFAWQQAQFRLRGETNKTISDAQEAALSFIAGHRLTDVVRLAEEIYDERMADRIWPGARALTDLHLDAGQPVWLVTATPVELAEIIAKKLGLTGALGTIAKTEDGVYTGQLSQFMHGKAKAVAVRELAEREGLDLAKCTAYSDSINDLPMLELVGRPVAVNPEPALAEYARHNGWPVYDFRTTRRTLRVVLPAAAITGAAVGALYAALVVRKRRRRSLAERAVIEIERLKRRH
- a CDS encoding MFS transporter — protein: MTRRSQPRNPLLVLATRARITTGTKSTTIMPRSLRSCPYAKIPPNAATTAVTAPSGFLGSSKICGIAMDTTVRDVGRLLSRTTEARHGTVSPRIRPPGPTGRREHLAWVGDYRSVRTTVGLVFTPMSLGEDRAFRPPSQDRTARFGEVFSVREFQVLWIALAQSGIGDQLAKVALSILVFDRTGSALLTTLTYGVTYLPYLVAGPLLSPLADRYPRRAVLITTDLVRACLVGLMVIPGLPLWVLFVLVFATGLARPPFEAARSASLPDILPGDLFVVGSAVTQTTNQATQVLGFAVGGIAVALIGAPQALALNAASFLLAALLFRVGMRKRDAPHADRRPTLRHLVRHGSRAIFADPRLRALIGLGMLAGFYVVPEALAVPYVRQELGLDATHAGAMLALGPLGVALGAILITRLVRPSRRVGLMGPLAVAGLLLLLPFWFVPGFYVSCLLLFLSGLACGYNLAANQAFISIVPHATRGQALGLAQTLLMLAQGVSTIAAGALARQLTIGVTICVAGIVGALVAGWLWIDWLRAVRIHHAHQP
- a CDS encoding redox-sensing transcriptional repressor Rex — encoded protein: MTGFCRSAEQPADVTYRGVHGDAADLRGAQEAAGRRHGGRRRVRRDLRVWAGPQRPGHDRRALRAGRDPGPRRQDEQGVPRLAPPGHRVGPRRARRRGRPRRELTRAPGPRLCANVHKDVAWGRERTVRRGASTPSRSPVSSPNRPADRVRRAHGGRDRGIPDATVARLPLYLRALTGLGERGTLTVSSEDLAAASGVNSAKLRKDLSHLGSYGTRGVGYDVQYLVYQISRELGLTQDWAVAIIGMGNLGRALADYGGFVSRGFSVAALFDVDPGKVGNQVAEKVVRHVDTLEAVVREARIAIGVIATPPQAAQDVCDRLVAAGVRSILNFAPAVLHVPSDVQLRKVDLSIELQILAFHVQRNTGVDPVHAIQDAGTSDDRGGERR
- a CDS encoding glutaredoxin family protein, with translation MAESSGAERRPRVRLLGKADCHLCDDARTVIAEVCAELGVAWTEDDLGGSPDELARWWDKIPVTLVDGEVHNYWRLDPTRLRTALTRPPRR
- a CDS encoding sigma-70 family RNA polymerase sigma factor gives rise to the protein MFLGPFQPAVAVAGGGALIARSEATVDPGAFLPGFTAPVRLRRRARRETAPPAAVDADQAEIVALIHAAQAQDMAAFAGLYERYADLVYRYVYFRVGSQQLAEDVVSETFLRALRRLDSFTWQGRDFGAWLVTIARNIVADHFKSSRYRLEVTTADMLDSDRIEESPENAVLKAFTNVALIEAVKQLGPEQQECIVLRFLQGLSVAETARIMGRNEGAVKALQYRAVRALGRLVPDDLR